The following proteins are encoded in a genomic region of Bradyrhizobium sp. SK17:
- a CDS encoding gluconokinase: MGVSGSGKSTIADRLAIRIGWRYEDGDSFHPPSNVAKMHSGQPLTDEDRWPWLRAIAAEIDRSCGVHERAVIACSALKRSYRDILVHGRDDIRIVFLDGTQQLIAARLAARKDHFMPPGLLASQFKTLEPPTPDERPITVAIDRSVETIIEDIVSQLKLDRP; the protein is encoded by the coding sequence ATGGGCGTTTCCGGCTCCGGCAAGAGCACCATCGCCGACCGCCTCGCGATCAGGATCGGCTGGCGCTACGAGGACGGCGACAGCTTTCACCCGCCAAGCAATGTCGCGAAGATGCACTCCGGCCAGCCGCTCACCGACGAGGATCGCTGGCCCTGGCTGCGTGCAATCGCCGCCGAGATCGACCGCAGCTGCGGCGTGCACGAACGGGCCGTCATCGCCTGTTCCGCGCTGAAGCGCAGCTATCGCGACATCCTCGTGCATGGCCGCGACGATATCCGCATCGTCTTCCTCGACGGCACGCAGCAGTTGATCGCCGCTCGGCTGGCCGCGCGCAAGGACCATTTCATGCCGCCGGGGCTGCTCGCCAGCCAGTTCAAGACGCTGGAGCCGCCGACCCCGGACGAGCGCCCGATCACGGTTGCGATCGACCGTTCGGTCGAGACCATCATCGAAGACATTGTCAGTCAACTGAAGCTGGACCGCCCATGA
- a CDS encoding HAD family hydrolase produces the protein MNRIATRIALVVSDVDGTLLTKDKTLTDGARSAVRRLHEAGIGFTIVSSRPTIGMGFLVAPLAIALPIGAFNGSSIVDPELKPLEQHLIPAAIARRCVDLLRERGVDIWLFTNERWLTRNPDGEYTAHEAHTIKHDPTIVDDFTPYLDQACKIVGASSDAPLLQRCEAEMQQMVGKDATAVRSQTYYLDVTPPGHDKGTFVEGIAKRLGVSLENVATIGDMQNDLPMFARSGVSFAMGNASDDVKARATHVTETNERDGFARAMDTVLATGR, from the coding sequence ATGAACCGTATCGCGACCCGCATCGCCCTTGTCGTATCCGATGTCGACGGCACGCTGCTCACCAAGGACAAGACCTTGACCGACGGCGCCAGGTCGGCGGTGCGCCGGCTGCACGAGGCCGGTATCGGTTTCACCATCGTATCCAGCCGGCCGACGATCGGGATGGGCTTTCTGGTCGCGCCACTCGCGATCGCGCTTCCGATCGGCGCCTTCAACGGCTCGTCGATCGTCGATCCAGAATTGAAGCCGCTTGAGCAGCATTTGATCCCGGCGGCGATCGCCAGGCGCTGCGTCGACCTGCTGCGCGAGCGCGGCGTCGACATCTGGCTGTTCACCAACGAGCGCTGGCTGACGCGCAACCCGGACGGCGAGTACACTGCCCACGAAGCGCACACCATCAAGCATGATCCGACCATCGTCGACGATTTCACGCCCTATCTCGACCAGGCCTGCAAGATCGTCGGCGCGAGCTCGGATGCGCCACTGCTCCAGCGCTGCGAAGCGGAGATGCAGCAGATGGTCGGCAAGGATGCGACCGCGGTCCGCTCGCAGACCTATTATCTCGACGTCACCCCGCCCGGCCACGACAAGGGCACCTTCGTCGAAGGCATTGCGAAGCGTCTTGGCGTGTCGCTCGAGAACGTCGCCACGATCGGCGACATGCAGAACGATCTGCCGATGTTCGCACGAAGCGGCGTCTCGTTTGCGATGGGCAATGCCAGCGATGACGTGAAGGCCCGTGCCACGCACGTCACCGAAACCAACGAGCGCGACGGCTTCGCGCGCGCGATGGACACCGTGCTGGCTACGGGCCGCTAA
- a CDS encoding glycoside hydrolase family 15 protein, with translation MASRIEDYGLIGDCETAALVGRDGSIDWLCWPAFESDACFAALLGTSKNGRWLLAPAGEIKRTSRRYWDDTLILETRFETGDGVVALIDFMPPRGNASDVVRLVRGISGRVKMHMELVIRFGFGADVPWVKKSPDGKGLLAISGQDMTVLRTPIETRGQDLSTIADFEIAEGDTVPFVLTYGASFQPVPEPIDPVAALRDTEDYWKEWCSRSTYDGGDQRALVMRSLITLKALTFRPTGGIVAAPTTSLPEKLGGARNWDYRFCWLRDATFTLLALMNSGYTEEAAAWHNWLLRAAAGAPASMQIMYGILGQRRLLEWEAGWLPGYEGAQPVRVGNAAHAQLQLDVYGELIDAFHQSRMARLKLDEENWSLECTVVNHLAEVWDQPDQGIWERRDAARHYVYSKVMCWVAFDRAIKSAERFGFKAPLVKWRVLREAIHRDVCQRGFDPDLNSFVESYGSRLLDASLLLLPSVGFLPPDDPRIRGTIEAIERHMLRDGFVLRHDPREVSDEVQPIEGAFLACSLWLADAHVLAGDIGKAQTMFERVVAVANDLGLLAEEFDSGAGRQTGNFPQALTHIALINTAHNLSVARAHAEKPAVQRST, from the coding sequence GTGGCGTCTCGTATCGAAGACTATGGACTGATCGGGGATTGCGAGACCGCGGCGCTGGTCGGCCGCGACGGCTCGATCGACTGGCTGTGCTGGCCCGCATTCGAGTCCGATGCGTGTTTCGCGGCGCTGCTTGGCACGTCGAAGAACGGCCGCTGGCTGCTGGCGCCCGCCGGGGAGATCAAGCGGACCTCGCGCCGCTACTGGGACGATACGCTGATCCTGGAGACCCGGTTCGAGACCGGGGACGGCGTGGTCGCGCTGATCGACTTCATGCCGCCGCGCGGCAACGCCTCCGACGTGGTCCGCCTGGTTCGCGGCATCAGCGGCCGGGTCAAGATGCATATGGAGCTGGTGATCCGCTTCGGCTTCGGCGCCGATGTCCCCTGGGTGAAGAAGAGCCCGGACGGCAAGGGGCTGCTGGCGATCAGCGGGCAGGACATGACGGTGCTGCGCACTCCGATCGAGACCCGCGGCCAGGATCTCTCCACGATCGCCGATTTCGAGATCGCCGAGGGCGACACCGTGCCGTTCGTCCTGACCTATGGGGCGTCCTTTCAGCCGGTGCCGGAGCCGATCGATCCGGTGGCTGCGCTCAGGGATACCGAGGACTACTGGAAAGAATGGTGCAGCCGTTCGACCTATGACGGCGGCGATCAGCGCGCGCTCGTGATGCGCTCGCTGATCACGCTGAAGGCGCTGACCTTCCGGCCGACCGGTGGCATCGTCGCGGCCCCGACCACCTCGCTGCCGGAGAAACTCGGTGGCGCGCGCAACTGGGACTACCGGTTCTGCTGGCTGCGCGACGCCACGTTCACGCTGCTGGCACTGATGAATTCGGGCTATACCGAGGAGGCGGCGGCCTGGCACAATTGGCTGCTGCGGGCCGCGGCCGGCGCGCCGGCCAGCATGCAGATCATGTACGGCATCCTCGGCCAGCGCCGCCTGCTGGAATGGGAGGCAGGATGGCTGCCCGGCTATGAGGGAGCGCAGCCGGTCCGCGTCGGCAACGCCGCACATGCGCAGCTTCAGCTCGACGTCTATGGCGAATTGATCGACGCCTTCCATCAATCGCGCATGGCCAGGTTGAAGCTCGACGAAGAGAACTGGTCGCTGGAATGCACCGTCGTCAATCACCTCGCCGAGGTTTGGGACCAGCCGGATCAGGGCATCTGGGAGCGCCGCGACGCCGCGCGGCACTATGTCTATTCCAAGGTGATGTGCTGGGTTGCCTTCGATCGCGCCATCAAGAGCGCCGAGCGGTTCGGCTTCAAGGCGCCGCTGGTCAAATGGCGGGTGCTGCGCGAGGCGATCCATCGTGACGTTTGCCAGCGCGGCTTCGATCCTGATCTCAACAGCTTCGTCGAGAGCTACGGCTCAAGGCTGCTCGACGCCAGCCTGCTGCTGCTGCCGTCGGTCGGCTTCCTGCCGCCGGACGATCCGCGCATCCGCGGCACGATCGAGGCGATCGAGCGGCACATGTTGCGCGACGGCTTCGTGCTGCGGCACGATCCGCGCGAGGTGTCCGACGAGGTCCAGCCGATCGAGGGCGCGTTCCTCGCGTGCAGCCTCTGGCTCGCCGACGCTCATGTGCTGGCGGGGGACATCGGCAAGGCGCAAACCATGTTCGAACGTGTGGTGGCGGTAGCCAACGATCTCGGGCTGCTGGCGGAGGAGTTCGACTCCGGCGCCGGCCGGCAGACCGGCAACTTCCCGCAGGCGCTGACCCACATCGCGCTGATCAACACCGCGCATAATCTCAGCGTCGCCAGGGCGCATGCCGAGAAGCCCGCGGTGCAGCGGTCGACCTGA